The following proteins are encoded in a genomic region of Sparus aurata chromosome 11, fSpaAur1.1, whole genome shotgun sequence:
- the znf644b gene encoding zinc finger protein 644 isoform X3 yields MSNLKPNAQEDKDVESVSDSPGRTLEPLQSHTFSLKNNAAGLSSDEHENPLNGTQPNPFVYSSVPAVPHAGNSLPSGALVNGPGSHPTSEVHYVLNKGSVLSNNVLDAEWQAEKDTSPEVLPPPSELQSDAWKNTAGPVVKTLATQPGVNTPLSHSEENESKLAYSTLSGDSAEQMHISQPLTEQTMKTRSRRDVERSESSLDDYDDAEVIRWDSARERVLHDDRRLETKVMHQRDMKHNTHVRSVSGSLEKVNNSLNDTYRRFCFHSGNDVENVDIANKDDSLGTQSDIKYSVVPVKDLSKNAASDSECIYSTVQEGCNEGNDPEDEDTFSPKVEQLKTEQVEQEPLFFSCTICNVNFKEEIHFHRHMMYHLGKHNQVNSENVSQPFICRECGRLFCDSSSLLSHIIIHQDRLEKLMEEIKGLKNTELEDRQCPQCVFDCNCPKIFVQHAKTHDNLKHYYFCEECNYITLTQQALEAHLHVTHRSQCRKLTHTNDPKEAGGVQRKMDFLTSRDKVELERRSEPEQQRPRYVNYKNVVNPAKIAGSKPNRLTFGETAHFPHCSGKKGDVYIQKSLDKTVNSPQFKCRVGCTKNMLSPSLWRVNRHGKLLLQPAEKLDVSTDLTCVEKDAENNDCRAFGSPKQANCPATVDFLLSARNLKLDQMFYQGSKNDRASGSLQAQAKQKSPSMRAMSTPLHNTIDNLNVNVSPRLSQRLNKQSADQELKKGCEGSSNFSDDTSGATGSFLESSENERNPYARRHFRKRQRFSAEDQSPHVLKDEDDGDEDCSDIEQLVIKEEHVETTVCDDSPGSPCTSTSDSFDVFPSPGVEHKPCPYCPAMFESGVGLSNHVRGHLHRVGLSYNARHMVSPEQVALRDYHPRIRRRIPCGTRKMRKAIKPETQEEHTCPLCCGWFDTKTGLSNHVRGHLKRIGRSFTSASKSPLCILNELLQDKTEHRNILQVLSKSQYPSRAFVPPKILSSKDLVLMSTGIPVKIKQEMRSPHPMLDSVVPKQEAEAFSERKKLPVEAKRGSKASSSTLVELLKMRHEGLELTARNSQEVYANRKLCDLTKEYMEETQMTSVEPTWAHEECDPNKICIQCNGTFPRLPGHFRAYAHRKRLGIFEEAGYDYKQKKPRPRPGLKKKILPSLNAEIYTLTCRFCDLVFQGPLSVQEDWIKHLQRHLLHTRVPHSGTGMVEVLGPHHKIQIGMSGERPDPVA; encoded by the exons ATGTCTAATCTGAAGCCAAATGCACAAGAGGACAAAGACGTGGAATCTGTGTCTGACAGCCCAGGTCGTACTCTGGAGCCATTACAGAGTCACACATTCTCCCTGAAGAACAATGCTGCAGGTCTGTCCTCAGATGAACACGAAAACCCTTTAAATGGAACCCAGCCGAATCCATTTGTATACAGCAGTGTCCCTGCTGTTCCCCATGCAGGCAATTCATTGCCTTCAGGAGCACTTGTTAATGGACCTGGTTCACACCCCACCTCAGAGGTACACTATGTCCTGAACAAAGGCTCTGTTTTATCCAACAATGTCCTGGATGCCGAGTGGCAAGCGGAGAAGGACACAAGCCCCGAGGTGTTGCCACCACCTAGTGAGCTTCAATCAGACGCTTGGAAGAACACAGCGGGGCCCGTCGTAAAAACACTGGCCACACAGCCAGGTGTCAACACGCCACTGTCTCACTCGGAGGAGAATGAGTCTAAACTGGCCTATTCCACACTGTCAGGTGACAGTGCAGAGCAAATGCACATTAGCCAACCTTTGACGGAACAGACAATGAAAACAAGATCTCGACGGGACGTAGAACGTTCAGAAAGCTCCTtggatgattatgatgatgctGAAGTAATCAGATGGGATTCAGCAAGAGAGCGCGTCTTGCATGATGACAGAAGGTTGGAGACCAAAGTGATGCACCAAAGAGACATGAAGCACAATACACATGTACGAAGCGTGTCAGGCTCTCTAGAAAAGGTGAACAACAGCTTAAATGACACATACAGACGCTTCTGCTTCCACAGCGGTAATGATGTTGAAAACGTTGACATTGCCAACAAAGATGACTCTTTGGGTACACaatctgatattaaatattCTGTTGTGCCAGTCAAAGATCTTTCCAAGAACGCAGCTTCAGACTCTGAGTGTATTTATAGCACAGTGCAGGAAGGCTGTAATGAGGGAAATGACCCTGAAGATGAAGACACTTTTAGTCCAAAAGTGGAACAGTTGAAGACGGAGCAAGTTGAACAAGAGccacttttcttttcatgcaCAATATGCAATGTTAATTTCAAGGAAGAAATACATTTCCATAGACATATGATGTATCATTTAGGCAAGCATAATCAGGTGAACAGCGAGAATGTTTCGCAGCCCTTTATATGCAGGGAGTGTGGGCGTTTGTTCTGTGATAGCAGCTCCCTCCTGAGCCACATCATTATTCACCAAGACAGGCTGGAAAAACTTATGGAGGAAATCAAAGGTCTCAAAAACACTGAATTGGAAGACAGGCAGTgccctcagtgtgtgtttgactgtaaCTGCCCTAAAATCTTTGTCCAGCACGCCAAAACACATGATAATCTGAAGCACTACTACTTCTGCGAGGAGTGTAACTACATTACACTGACACAGCAGGCACTTGAAGCACACTTGCATGTCACACACCGGTCTCAATGTAGGAAATTGACTCATACTAATGATCCAAAGGAAGCAGGCGGTGTTCAGCGTAAAATGGATTTTCTCACTAGCAGAGACAAAGTGGAATTGGAAAGACGTTCTGAGCCGGAGCAACAACGACCACGATACGTTaattataaaaatgttgtcaacCCAGCCAAAATTGCCGGGTCTAAACCAAATCGGTTGACTTTTGGAGAAACAGCCCATTTCCCCCATTGTTCTGGTAAAAAAGGGGACGTTTACATTCAGAAGTCCCTTGACAAAACTGTAAATTCTCCACAGTTTAAGTGCCGTGTTGGCTGCACCAAAAACATGCTCTCACCCTCGTTGTGGAGGGTCAACAGGCATGGAAAATTACTCCTACAACCAGCAGAAAAATTAGATGTGTCAACTGATCTCACCTGTGTGGAAAAAGATGCTGAAAACAATGACTGCAGGGCTTTTGGCAGCCCAAAGCAGGCAAACTGTCCTGCAACCGTCGATTTTTTACTATCAGCCAGGAATCTTAAATTAGACCAGATGTTCTATCAGGGTAGCAAGAACGACCGGGCAAGCGGGAGTTTACAAGCACAAGCAAAGCAAAAATCTCCATCAATGAGAGCAATGTCAACGCCCTTGCATAACACTATTGACAATTTGAATGTTAATGTATCGCCAAGGCTTAGCCAGAGGCTAAACAAGCAGTCTGCAGATCAGGAGTTGAAGAAAGGCTGTGAGGGCAGCAGTAACTTCAGTGATGACACCAGTGGAGCTACAGGCAGCTTCTTGGAAAGCAGCGAGAATGAAAGGAACCCGTATGCTCGGAGGCATTTCAGAAAAAGGCAGAGGTTTTCAGCCGAAGACCAAAGCCCTCATGTACTCaaggatgaagatgatggagaCGAAGACTGTAGTGACATAGAGCAACTCGTAATCAAGGAGGAGCACGTCGAAACCACAGTGTGTGATGATTCCCCAGGGTCGCCTTGTACGTCTACAAGTGACAGCTTTGATGTTTTCCCCTCTCCAGGGGTAGAGCACAAGCCCTGTCCGTACTGCCCCGCCATGTTTGAGTCTGGTGTGGGTCTGTCTAATCATGTGCGAGGGCACCTTCACCGAGTTGGCTTGAGCTATAACGCCCGGCACATGGTCTCCCCGGAGCAAGTGGCACTGCGGGACTATCACCCACGAATCCGCAGGAGGATCCCCTGTGGCACCAGGAAAATGAGAAAAG CTATTaaaccagaaacacaagaagAGCACACATGTCCCCTGTGTTGTGGTTGGTTTGATACGAAGACGGGCCTCTCCAATCATGTGAGGGGACATCTGAAACGAATTGGAAGAAGTTTCACCAGCGCTAGTAAATCCCCGCTGTGCATCCTAAATGAACTCCTCCAAGACAAAACGGAGCATCGGAACATCCTGCAGGTCCTCAGCAAGAGCCAATACCCCTCAAGAGCCTTTGTCCCTCCAAAAATCCTCAGCAGCAAGGACCTGGTCCTGATGAGCACAGGCATCCCAGTGAAAATCAAGCAGGAGATGAGGAGTCCACATCCCATGTTGGACAGCGTTGTACCAAAACAGGAGGCAGAGGCCTTctcagagaggaagaagctTCCGGTAGAAGCAAAAAGAGGCAGTAAGGCCTCCTCAAGCACTTTAGTTGAACTGCTGAAGATGAGACACGAAGGTTTGGAGTTGACAGCGAGGAACAGCCAGGAAGTTTATGCAAACAGGAAGCTCTGTGATTTGACCAAAGAATACATGGAGGAGACACAGATGACCAGTGTGGAACCGACATGGGCTCATG aAGAATGTGATCCAAATAAGATTTGTATTCAGTGTAACGGCACCTTCCCCAGGCTTCCCGGACATTTTCGAGCCTATGCACACAGAAAGAGACTTGGCATTTTTGAAGAAGCGG gCTATGATTATAAACAGAAGAAGCCAAGACCAAGGCCTGGGCTGAAAAAGAAGATTTTACCCTCCTTGAATGCTGAGATCTACACACTCACCTGCAG ATTCTGTGATCTAGTCTTCCAGGGGCCCCTGTCCGTCCAGGAGGACTGGATCAAGCATTTACAGAGACACCTCCTGCACACCAGGGTGCCTCACTCAGGAACAGGGATGGTCGAGGTTTTGGGTCCTCATCACAAAATACAGATAGGCATGTCTGGTGAGCGCCCAGATCCAGTTGCCTGA
- the znf644b gene encoding zinc finger protein 644 isoform X2 → MSNLKPNAQEDKDVESVSDSPGRTLEPLQSHTFSLKNNAAGLSSDEHENPLNGTQPNPFVYSSVPAVPHAGNSLPSGALVNGPGSHPTSEVHYVLNKGSVLSNNVLDAEWQAEKDTSPEVLPPPSELQSDAWKNTAGPVVKTLATQPGVNTPLSHSEENESKLAYSTLSGDSAEQMHISQPLTEQTMKTRSRRDVERSESSLDDYDDAEVIRWDSARERVLHDDRRLETKVMHQRDMKHNTHVRSVSGSLEKVNNSLNDTYRRFCFHSGNDVENVDIANKDDSLGTQSDIKYSVVPVKDLSKNAASDSECIYSTVQEGCNEGNDPEDEDTFSPKVEQLKTEQVEQEPLFFSCTICNVNFKEEIHFHRHMMYHLGKHNQVNSENVSQPFICRECGRLFCDSSSLLSHIIIHQDRLEKLMEEIKGLKNTELEDRQCPQCVFDCNCPKIFVQHAKTHDNLKHYYFCEECNYITLTQQALEAHLHVTHRSQCRKLTHTNDPKEAGGVQRKMDFLTSRDKVELERRSEPEQQRPRYVNYKNVVNPAKIAGSKPNRLTFGETAHFPHCSGKKGDVYIQKSLDKTVNSPQFKCRVGCTKNMLSPSLWRVNRHGKLLLQPAEKLDVSTDLTCVEKDAENNDCRAFGSPKQANCPATVDFLLSARNLKLDQMFYQGSKNDRASGSLQAQAKQKSPSMRAMSTPLHNTIDNLNVNVSPRLSQRLNKQSADQELKKGCEGSSNFSDDTSGATGSFLESSENERNPYARRHFRKRQRFSAEDQSPHVLKDEDDGDEDCSDIEQLVIKEEHVETTVCDDSPGSPCTSTSDSFDVFPSPGVEHKPCPYCPAMFESGVGLSNHVRGHLHRVGLSYNARHMVSPEQVALRDYHPRIRRRIPCGTRKMRKAIKPETQEEHTCPLCCGWFDTKTGLSNHVRGHLKRIGRSFTSASKSPLCILNELLQDKTEHRNILQVLSKSQYPSRAFVPPKILSSKDLVLMSTGIPVKIKQEMRSPHPMLDSVVPKQEAEAFSERKKLPVEAKRGSKASSSTLVELLKMRHEGLELTARNSQEVYANRKLCDLTKEYMEETQMTSVEPTWAHECDPNKICIQCNGTFPRLPGHFRAYAHRKRLGIFEEAGYDYKQKKPRPRPGLKKKILPSLNAEIYTLTCRFCDLVFQGPLSVQEDWIKHLQRHLLHTRVPHSGTGMVEVLGPHHKIQIGMSVSLAAVIQGSGPLIMTCPLASYSEVPQTACGRKKGEKKKKKSRKINRFPLSGWAVSLVCQ, encoded by the exons ATGTCTAATCTGAAGCCAAATGCACAAGAGGACAAAGACGTGGAATCTGTGTCTGACAGCCCAGGTCGTACTCTGGAGCCATTACAGAGTCACACATTCTCCCTGAAGAACAATGCTGCAGGTCTGTCCTCAGATGAACACGAAAACCCTTTAAATGGAACCCAGCCGAATCCATTTGTATACAGCAGTGTCCCTGCTGTTCCCCATGCAGGCAATTCATTGCCTTCAGGAGCACTTGTTAATGGACCTGGTTCACACCCCACCTCAGAGGTACACTATGTCCTGAACAAAGGCTCTGTTTTATCCAACAATGTCCTGGATGCCGAGTGGCAAGCGGAGAAGGACACAAGCCCCGAGGTGTTGCCACCACCTAGTGAGCTTCAATCAGACGCTTGGAAGAACACAGCGGGGCCCGTCGTAAAAACACTGGCCACACAGCCAGGTGTCAACACGCCACTGTCTCACTCGGAGGAGAATGAGTCTAAACTGGCCTATTCCACACTGTCAGGTGACAGTGCAGAGCAAATGCACATTAGCCAACCTTTGACGGAACAGACAATGAAAACAAGATCTCGACGGGACGTAGAACGTTCAGAAAGCTCCTtggatgattatgatgatgctGAAGTAATCAGATGGGATTCAGCAAGAGAGCGCGTCTTGCATGATGACAGAAGGTTGGAGACCAAAGTGATGCACCAAAGAGACATGAAGCACAATACACATGTACGAAGCGTGTCAGGCTCTCTAGAAAAGGTGAACAACAGCTTAAATGACACATACAGACGCTTCTGCTTCCACAGCGGTAATGATGTTGAAAACGTTGACATTGCCAACAAAGATGACTCTTTGGGTACACaatctgatattaaatattCTGTTGTGCCAGTCAAAGATCTTTCCAAGAACGCAGCTTCAGACTCTGAGTGTATTTATAGCACAGTGCAGGAAGGCTGTAATGAGGGAAATGACCCTGAAGATGAAGACACTTTTAGTCCAAAAGTGGAACAGTTGAAGACGGAGCAAGTTGAACAAGAGccacttttcttttcatgcaCAATATGCAATGTTAATTTCAAGGAAGAAATACATTTCCATAGACATATGATGTATCATTTAGGCAAGCATAATCAGGTGAACAGCGAGAATGTTTCGCAGCCCTTTATATGCAGGGAGTGTGGGCGTTTGTTCTGTGATAGCAGCTCCCTCCTGAGCCACATCATTATTCACCAAGACAGGCTGGAAAAACTTATGGAGGAAATCAAAGGTCTCAAAAACACTGAATTGGAAGACAGGCAGTgccctcagtgtgtgtttgactgtaaCTGCCCTAAAATCTTTGTCCAGCACGCCAAAACACATGATAATCTGAAGCACTACTACTTCTGCGAGGAGTGTAACTACATTACACTGACACAGCAGGCACTTGAAGCACACTTGCATGTCACACACCGGTCTCAATGTAGGAAATTGACTCATACTAATGATCCAAAGGAAGCAGGCGGTGTTCAGCGTAAAATGGATTTTCTCACTAGCAGAGACAAAGTGGAATTGGAAAGACGTTCTGAGCCGGAGCAACAACGACCACGATACGTTaattataaaaatgttgtcaacCCAGCCAAAATTGCCGGGTCTAAACCAAATCGGTTGACTTTTGGAGAAACAGCCCATTTCCCCCATTGTTCTGGTAAAAAAGGGGACGTTTACATTCAGAAGTCCCTTGACAAAACTGTAAATTCTCCACAGTTTAAGTGCCGTGTTGGCTGCACCAAAAACATGCTCTCACCCTCGTTGTGGAGGGTCAACAGGCATGGAAAATTACTCCTACAACCAGCAGAAAAATTAGATGTGTCAACTGATCTCACCTGTGTGGAAAAAGATGCTGAAAACAATGACTGCAGGGCTTTTGGCAGCCCAAAGCAGGCAAACTGTCCTGCAACCGTCGATTTTTTACTATCAGCCAGGAATCTTAAATTAGACCAGATGTTCTATCAGGGTAGCAAGAACGACCGGGCAAGCGGGAGTTTACAAGCACAAGCAAAGCAAAAATCTCCATCAATGAGAGCAATGTCAACGCCCTTGCATAACACTATTGACAATTTGAATGTTAATGTATCGCCAAGGCTTAGCCAGAGGCTAAACAAGCAGTCTGCAGATCAGGAGTTGAAGAAAGGCTGTGAGGGCAGCAGTAACTTCAGTGATGACACCAGTGGAGCTACAGGCAGCTTCTTGGAAAGCAGCGAGAATGAAAGGAACCCGTATGCTCGGAGGCATTTCAGAAAAAGGCAGAGGTTTTCAGCCGAAGACCAAAGCCCTCATGTACTCaaggatgaagatgatggagaCGAAGACTGTAGTGACATAGAGCAACTCGTAATCAAGGAGGAGCACGTCGAAACCACAGTGTGTGATGATTCCCCAGGGTCGCCTTGTACGTCTACAAGTGACAGCTTTGATGTTTTCCCCTCTCCAGGGGTAGAGCACAAGCCCTGTCCGTACTGCCCCGCCATGTTTGAGTCTGGTGTGGGTCTGTCTAATCATGTGCGAGGGCACCTTCACCGAGTTGGCTTGAGCTATAACGCCCGGCACATGGTCTCCCCGGAGCAAGTGGCACTGCGGGACTATCACCCACGAATCCGCAGGAGGATCCCCTGTGGCACCAGGAAAATGAGAAAAG CTATTaaaccagaaacacaagaagAGCACACATGTCCCCTGTGTTGTGGTTGGTTTGATACGAAGACGGGCCTCTCCAATCATGTGAGGGGACATCTGAAACGAATTGGAAGAAGTTTCACCAGCGCTAGTAAATCCCCGCTGTGCATCCTAAATGAACTCCTCCAAGACAAAACGGAGCATCGGAACATCCTGCAGGTCCTCAGCAAGAGCCAATACCCCTCAAGAGCCTTTGTCCCTCCAAAAATCCTCAGCAGCAAGGACCTGGTCCTGATGAGCACAGGCATCCCAGTGAAAATCAAGCAGGAGATGAGGAGTCCACATCCCATGTTGGACAGCGTTGTACCAAAACAGGAGGCAGAGGCCTTctcagagaggaagaagctTCCGGTAGAAGCAAAAAGAGGCAGTAAGGCCTCCTCAAGCACTTTAGTTGAACTGCTGAAGATGAGACACGAAGGTTTGGAGTTGACAGCGAGGAACAGCCAGGAAGTTTATGCAAACAGGAAGCTCTGTGATTTGACCAAAGAATACATGGAGGAGACACAGATGACCAGTGTGGAACCGACATGGGCTCATG AATGTGATCCAAATAAGATTTGTATTCAGTGTAACGGCACCTTCCCCAGGCTTCCCGGACATTTTCGAGCCTATGCACACAGAAAGAGACTTGGCATTTTTGAAGAAGCGG gCTATGATTATAAACAGAAGAAGCCAAGACCAAGGCCTGGGCTGAAAAAGAAGATTTTACCCTCCTTGAATGCTGAGATCTACACACTCACCTGCAG ATTCTGTGATCTAGTCTTCCAGGGGCCCCTGTCCGTCCAGGAGGACTGGATCAAGCATTTACAGAGACACCTCCTGCACACCAGGGTGCCTCACTCAGGAACAGGGATGGTCGAGGTTTTGGGTCCTCATCACAAAATACAGATAGGCATGTCTG tGTCTTTGGCAGCGGTGATCCAGGGATCAGGACCATTGATCATGACCTGTCCTTTGGCCAGTTATTCAGAAGTGCCACAGACGGCCTGTGGGAGAAagaagggggagaaaaaaaaaaagaaaagcagaaaaatcaaTAGGTTTCCATTATCTGGTTGGGCAGTGTCACTGGTCTGTCAATGA